One Gemmatimonadota bacterium genomic region harbors:
- a CDS encoding ankyrin repeat domain-containing protein encodes MRPFLRLGVVAGATWLALGAAAPATSAEAPLADAAMKRDTARVRALLKQGADVNAAQGDGMTALHWAAQHGFADQARMLVFAGARLDAITRNGSYTPLHLAARSGRATVVAALLDAGANVNQPTSSGGASPLHLAVQQGDPGTIKALLDKGASVDAPEGAWKQTPLMWAAAYNRTKAIELLLARGASVKQLSLVENTKAREATDRTSMTSRARRVAALKQAERPQAAVGAAAAPGFERPGATTVVARPDSAARRDSMPARLPRPSVDSGRAVAVRQDSGRSLAARPDSGVRARPAADTSNTGAVRPLGYTDLLGNRGGLAPLHFAARDGNTEAALMLLDAGAEINLRTGGDSSTALLLASINGHFDLAKALLTRGADPKIANHAGATPLYTALNVQWAAKSMYPQPTAQKQQQTTYLQLMEDLIEAGADVNARLTKHLWFMSYNFDLLGVNTQGATPFWRAAYATDVPAMKLLVKHGADHKVATTKPAGRIRTEDAPSDDGTPGKDPSGLPPAPIGGPGVYPIHAASGAGYGEGFAANSHVHAPESWLASVKYLVEELGHDPNQRDMNGYNALHNAASRGDDELIDYLVAKGVDITAVSRKGETVADMANGPVQRIPPFVETVKKLEKLGSKNSNKCKSC; translated from the coding sequence ATGCGACCGTTCCTGCGCCTGGGCGTCGTCGCGGGCGCCACCTGGCTTGCGTTAGGCGCCGCGGCGCCGGCGACCAGCGCGGAGGCTCCGCTCGCCGATGCTGCGATGAAGCGCGACACGGCCCGCGTGCGCGCCCTGCTCAAGCAGGGCGCCGACGTGAACGCCGCGCAGGGCGACGGGATGACCGCGCTGCATTGGGCGGCCCAGCACGGTTTCGCGGACCAGGCACGCATGCTCGTTTTCGCCGGCGCTCGACTCGACGCGATCACGCGCAACGGGAGTTACACCCCGCTGCACCTGGCGGCCCGGTCCGGCCGCGCCACGGTGGTAGCAGCCCTGCTCGACGCGGGGGCGAACGTGAACCAGCCCACGTCGTCTGGGGGGGCGAGTCCGTTGCACCTCGCGGTCCAGCAGGGCGACCCGGGCACGATCAAGGCGCTCCTGGACAAGGGGGCCAGCGTCGACGCTCCGGAAGGGGCCTGGAAGCAGACGCCACTGATGTGGGCGGCGGCCTACAATCGCACCAAGGCCATTGAGCTGCTGCTGGCGCGCGGTGCCAGCGTGAAGCAACTGTCGCTGGTGGAGAATACGAAGGCGAGGGAAGCGACGGACCGCACGTCGATGACATCACGCGCTCGCCGAGTGGCGGCGCTCAAGCAGGCGGAGCGCCCGCAGGCGGCCGTGGGTGCGGCAGCGGCACCGGGGTTCGAGCGACCGGGGGCGACGACGGTGGTGGCGCGTCCGGATAGTGCGGCGCGGCGCGATTCGATGCCGGCGCGCCTCCCGCGCCCGTCTGTGGACTCCGGGCGTGCTGTTGCCGTCCGACAGGACTCCGGGCGTTCTCTCGCCGCACGGCCCGATTCCGGCGTGCGCGCCCGACCAGCGGCGGACACCTCGAACACGGGCGCCGTTCGTCCGTTGGGCTATACCGACCTGCTCGGCAACCGCGGGGGACTGGCGCCGCTGCACTTCGCCGCGCGCGACGGCAACACCGAGGCCGCCTTGATGCTGCTGGACGCTGGCGCCGAGATCAACCTACGCACCGGCGGCGACTCCTCGACGGCCCTCTTGCTGGCATCTATCAACGGCCACTTCGACCTCGCAAAAGCCCTGCTCACGCGCGGGGCCGACCCAAAGATCGCCAACCACGCCGGGGCGACGCCGCTGTACACCGCCCTGAACGTGCAGTGGGCCGCGAAGTCGATGTACCCGCAGCCCACCGCCCAAAAGCAGCAGCAGACGACCTACCTGCAGCTGATGGAAGACCTGATCGAGGCGGGGGCAGACGTCAACGCGCGGTTGACGAAACACCTCTGGTTCATGTCGTACAATTTTGACCTGCTGGGCGTGAACACCCAGGGGGCAACGCCGTTCTGGCGCGCGGCCTATGCCACCGACGTCCCGGCGATGAAGCTGCTCGTGAAGCATGGGGCCGACCACAAGGTGGCGACCACCAAGCCGGCCGGCCGCATCCGGACCGAGGATGCCCCCTCCGATGACGGTACCCCAGGCAAGGATCCCAGTGGACTTCCGCCGGCGCCCATCGGCGGCCCCGGGGTGTATCCCATTCATGCCGCCTCGGGCGCCGGGTACGGCGAGGGGTTCGCAGCAAACTCGCACGTGCATGCCCCGGAGTCCTGGCTCGCCTCCGTGAAGTACCTCGTGGAGGAACTCGGCCACGACCCCAACCAACGCGACATGAACGGCTACAACGCGCTGCACAATGCCGCCTCGCGCGGCGACGACGAGTTGATCGACTACCTCGTCGCCAAGGGCGTCGACATCACGGCGGTGAGTCGCAAGGGAGAGACCGTCGCCGACATGGCCAACGGCCCCGTGCAGCGCATCCCGCCGTTTGTCGAGACGGTCAAGAAGCTGGAGAAACTCGGGTCGAAGAACAGCAACAAGTGCAAGAGCTGCTGA
- a CDS encoding DUF1552 domain-containing protein: MRFVPGQPLPRRTFLRSMGATVALPYLDAMIPVGRAASRFGPTDRTRFVAIEMVHGAAGSNELGAKLNMWAPAATGKKFDLSPSALQALDPWRDYLTIISNTDVREAEPTTAKEIGGDHFRSSAVYLTQCHPKQTEGSDVKVGTSLDQMYAQRFGQETPIPSMQLCIEPVDQAGGCAYGYACVYTDSISWASPNEPLPVIRDPRVAFEKLFGVGGSSEERASRRRTRRSILDFVSSEMSSLKALLGADDKARMDRYLEDIREVERRIQRIEARNASGEERALPGAPAGVPDSYSEHVQLMFDIQALAFAADITRVFSFKMGRDGSSRVYPESGSERPFHPASHHGGNERGVKEFQLINKYHVSLLPYFLQKLKDIQEGEANMLQKTVIMYGSPMADGNLHNHRRCPLILLGHANGKIEGGSHIKAADGTPMANAQLAMMHAIGFDDMKTFGDSTGVLSLRSSDASVAPGHS, from the coding sequence ATGCGTTTCGTCCCTGGCCAACCCCTGCCGCGCCGCACCTTCCTTCGCAGCATGGGTGCCACCGTGGCCCTGCCCTACCTGGACGCCATGATCCCCGTCGGGCGCGCGGCCTCACGCTTCGGCCCGACCGACCGCACGCGGTTCGTCGCGATCGAAATGGTGCACGGTGCGGCGGGCTCCAACGAACTCGGGGCCAAGCTCAACATGTGGGCACCCGCCGCGACTGGGAAAAAGTTCGACCTGTCGCCCTCCGCGCTCCAGGCGCTCGACCCGTGGCGCGACTACCTCACGATCATCTCGAACACGGACGTGCGTGAGGCCGAGCCGACCACCGCCAAGGAGATCGGCGGCGACCACTTCCGGTCCAGCGCCGTGTACCTCACGCAGTGCCATCCCAAGCAAACCGAGGGGTCGGACGTCAAGGTGGGCACCTCCCTCGACCAGATGTATGCGCAGCGATTTGGTCAGGAGACGCCAATCCCTTCGATGCAGCTCTGCATTGAGCCGGTCGACCAGGCCGGCGGGTGCGCGTACGGCTATGCCTGCGTGTACACCGACTCGATCTCGTGGGCATCGCCCAACGAACCGTTGCCGGTGATCCGCGACCCGCGCGTGGCCTTTGAGAAGTTGTTCGGCGTCGGTGGCTCGTCCGAGGAACGTGCGTCGCGGCGACGCACGCGGCGGTCGATCCTCGACTTCGTGTCGAGCGAGATGTCGTCCCTCAAGGCGCTCCTGGGCGCCGACGACAAGGCGCGGATGGATCGGTACCTCGAGGACATTCGCGAGGTGGAGCGGCGCATCCAGCGGATCGAGGCCCGCAATGCGAGTGGCGAGGAGCGCGCCCTGCCGGGCGCACCAGCCGGGGTGCCGGATTCCTACTCCGAACATGTGCAGCTGATGTTCGACATCCAGGCCCTGGCCTTTGCGGCCGACATCACGCGCGTCTTCTCGTTCAAGATGGGCCGCGACGGCTCGAGCCGCGTCTACCCGGAGTCCGGCTCCGAGCGGCCGTTCCACCCGGCCTCGCATCACGGCGGCAACGAACGCGGCGTGAAGGAGTTCCAGCTGATCAACAAGTACCACGTCAGCCTGCTCCCCTACTTCCTGCAGAAGCTCAAGGACATCCAGGAAGGGGAAGCCAACATGCTGCAGAAGACGGTGATCATGTACGGCTCGCCGATGGCAGACGGGAACCTGCACAACCATCGCCGCTGTCCGCTCATCCTGCTCGGGCATGCCAACGGGAAGATCGAGGGTGGGAGTCACATCAAGGCGGCGGATGGCACCCCGATGGCCAACGCCCAGCTCGCGATGATGCATGCCATCGGGTTTGACGACATGAAGACCTTCGGTGACTCGACCGGCGTCCTCTCCCTCCGCTCGTCGGACGCGTCTGTCGCGCCCGGTCACTCGTGA
- a CDS encoding DUF1592 domain-containing protein, with amino-acid sequence MRSMMALAAAAGSLAVLSPVWWTTEHADAARLPGGAYALSDMLPTPSRPDGRHAPVALAPAALTEVVQKSCAASCHSERRKAGDLSLATFDVAKATAAPEVAEKIILKLRAGMMPPPGTRKPAGDTLTQVADALERAMDLRFAAQPDPGTKTFQRLNIAEYERSIRDLVTLEVKADKWLPLDTKSANFDNIADVQMPSATTLDSYLDAASEIARLAIGDPKASVTTTTYKLPRLASQWVRAEGAPMGTRGGMSAQHIFPADGEYVFEVTLHAIPTGQLYGSDAPFDEKIEISVDGERVAMLDIDRWMSQADPDGMDIKTPAIPVRAGTHRIAAAFTQTFDGPVNDNIKQIGHSIADTQIGSEQGITNIAHLSSMAVRGPYNPTGVSETESRKRIFTCRPTTTAEARPCAERIVSQLATRAYRRAVTSKDVSSLLAFYDEGAKEGGFELGVRTALEAVLASPHFVFRFEELPAGARPGARYAVGDADLATRLSFFLWGTPPDDKLLAAARAGTLSTPAGLAAQTRRMLADPRSEALAARFAAQWLRLQDIDKVHPDALQFPDFHEQLATAMKEETQRFFSHIVRENRSVLDLLSADYTFVNEALARHYGIPGVTGEEFRKVNYPDDRRRGLFGHASVLTLTSHANRTSPVLRGKWVMEVLMGTPPPAPPPNVPDLEKTGEAKEGRMLTTRERMEIHRANPSCRSCHNFIDPIGLALDNFDVTGRWRIREFDAPLDTRGTFYDGTEISTPAQLQQVLLKRPAPVVRNFTANLMAYATGRRIEYFDQPAIRKIVREAETTGYRFGDFVIGVVSSDAFRMKRAPVAADASPSSH; translated from the coding sequence ATGAGGTCAATGATGGCGCTCGCGGCGGCAGCGGGATCGCTGGCGGTGCTTTCCCCTGTTTGGTGGACGACGGAACACGCGGACGCCGCCCGGCTGCCAGGTGGCGCGTACGCGCTTTCGGACATGCTCCCGACCCCATCGAGGCCGGACGGACGGCACGCGCCGGTCGCGCTGGCTCCAGCGGCCCTGACCGAGGTCGTCCAGAAGTCCTGTGCGGCGAGCTGTCACAGCGAGCGCCGCAAGGCCGGCGACCTCTCGCTGGCCACCTTTGACGTCGCGAAGGCCACGGCCGCTCCCGAGGTCGCCGAGAAGATCATCCTCAAGCTGCGCGCCGGGATGATGCCCCCGCCCGGGACGCGCAAGCCGGCCGGTGACACGCTCACCCAGGTTGCGGACGCGCTCGAACGTGCCATGGACCTGCGCTTTGCGGCGCAGCCGGACCCGGGGACCAAGACCTTTCAGCGGCTCAACATTGCCGAGTACGAGCGTTCCATCCGCGACCTGGTCACCCTTGAGGTGAAGGCGGACAAGTGGCTCCCGCTCGACACCAAGAGCGCGAACTTCGACAACATCGCCGATGTGCAGATGCCGTCGGCGACCACCCTTGACTCCTACCTCGACGCAGCGAGTGAGATCGCCCGCCTCGCGATCGGCGACCCCAAGGCCAGCGTCACCACCACCACGTACAAGTTGCCGCGACTGGCCTCGCAATGGGTGCGCGCGGAAGGCGCCCCGATGGGCACGCGCGGCGGGATGTCCGCCCAGCACATCTTCCCGGCGGACGGCGAGTACGTCTTCGAGGTGACGCTGCACGCCATCCCGACGGGCCAGCTCTACGGCTCGGACGCCCCGTTCGACGAAAAGATCGAAATCTCGGTCGACGGCGAACGGGTGGCCATGCTGGACATCGACCGCTGGATGTCCCAGGCCGATCCTGATGGCATGGACATCAAGACACCGGCCATCCCGGTGCGGGCAGGTACCCATCGGATCGCCGCCGCCTTTACCCAGACCTTCGACGGTCCGGTCAACGACAATATCAAGCAGATCGGTCACTCCATCGCGGACACACAGATCGGGTCGGAGCAAGGCATCACCAACATTGCCCACCTGAGCTCGATGGCCGTGCGTGGCCCGTACAACCCGACCGGGGTGTCGGAGACCGAGAGCCGCAAGCGGATCTTCACCTGCCGTCCGACGACCACGGCCGAGGCGCGCCCCTGCGCCGAGCGTATCGTGAGCCAGCTCGCGACGCGGGCCTATCGCCGCGCGGTGACGTCCAAGGACGTGTCCTCGCTCCTGGCTTTTTACGACGAAGGAGCGAAGGAAGGTGGGTTCGAGCTTGGCGTACGGACCGCCCTCGAGGCGGTGCTGGCGAGCCCGCACTTCGTGTTCCGGTTCGAGGAGTTGCCCGCCGGGGCTCGTCCAGGCGCCCGGTATGCCGTCGGCGACGCGGACCTCGCCACGCGCCTCTCGTTCTTCCTGTGGGGTACGCCGCCTGACGACAAACTGCTTGCTGCGGCCCGGGCCGGGACGTTGTCCACCCCCGCTGGCCTCGCGGCACAGACGCGTCGCATGCTCGCGGATCCCCGCTCGGAGGCACTCGCCGCGCGATTTGCCGCGCAATGGCTGCGACTCCAGGACATCGACAAGGTCCACCCCGACGCCCTCCAGTTCCCGGACTTTCACGAGCAGTTGGCGACCGCGATGAAGGAGGAGACCCAGCGGTTCTTCTCGCACATCGTGCGTGAGAACCGCAGCGTCCTGGACCTGCTGTCGGCCGACTACACCTTCGTGAACGAGGCCCTGGCGCGCCACTACGGGATCCCGGGGGTGACAGGCGAGGAGTTCCGGAAGGTGAATTACCCGGATGACCGTCGTCGCGGACTGTTCGGACACGCGAGTGTGCTCACGCTGACCTCGCACGCCAACCGCACGTCACCGGTGCTGCGCGGCAAGTGGGTGATGGAGGTGCTGATGGGGACTCCCCCCCCGGCCCCACCGCCCAACGTGCCCGACCTCGAGAAGACCGGCGAGGCGAAGGAGGGCCGCATGCTCACGACCCGCGAGCGCATGGAGATCCACCGCGCCAACCCCTCGTGCCGCTCGTGCCACAACTTCATCGACCCGATCGGCCTGGCCCTCGACAACTTTGACGTCACCGGCCGCTGGCGCATTCGAGAGTTTGACGCGCCCCTGGACACGCGGGGTACGTTCTACGACGGCACCGAGATCTCCACGCCCGCGCAGCTGCAGCAGGTCCTGCTCAAGCGCCCGGCCCCCGTGGTCCGCAACTTCACCGCCAACCTGATGGCGTACGCCACCGGGCGCCGCATCGAGTACTTCGACCAACCCGCCATCCGGAAGATCGTGCGCGAGGCCGAAACCACCGGATACCGGTTCGGCGACTTCGTGATCGGCGTGGTCTCGTCCGATGCGTTCCGCATGAAACGGGCGCCGGTCGCAGCCGACGCGTCCCCCAGCTCCCACTAA
- a CDS encoding phosphodiester glycosidase family protein → MGETAALMGAVGADRAMMLDGGLSSQLLARSAAGSSDVFRGLRRVPLGIVGVSVMEGHPRPGHP, encoded by the coding sequence GTGGGCGAGACGGCGGCGCTCATGGGCGCCGTTGGGGCCGATCGGGCGATGATGCTCGATGGTGGGTTGTCCAGCCAGCTGCTCGCGCGTTCTGCCGCGGGGAGCTCGGACGTCTTCCGTGGGCTGCGTCGCGTCCCGCTTGGGATCGTTGGGGTCAGCGTCATGGAGGGTCATCCGCGACCTGGCCATCCCTGA
- a CDS encoding AAA family ATPase: MKKHTSGNTVHLITLGGAAIELRGPADVTRYDGGKVLALLAYLDGARARAASRDELLDMLWSDKDPTHARNALRQLVYATRRRFGHLALDATEEAIRLGQSVTSDRGTLSDAIDRGDAASVVHLYAGPFLGSFAQPGTRRFEEWAGWERERLRAAFLRATEELVREAHRRGRPAEAVHLARRMRDEDPDREPSWRLLLQTLGAAGDWLAVASEQEALRQFLAAEGRDPEAATVALLRRLPGPQPTRQRQGVGLTLELVGRQTEFASLLALWQRAATGHKSIVDLRGIAGVGKSRLLGELRGRLRAEGARVIGVRARSGERELEWSLLADVVQALGQSAGSAAVDPHVVPDLIALAPALQDRFPHAAASRGVGEETRRRSTATFGLLDAVVQEAPLALLIDDWHWGDEASIWCLQIALERLEPTRSLLCVLGSRPHGREVSGLSVSPVVLAGLSRSDVEMALGNIAALPKTPAASVLVDAVATGSGGVPQEILAVLQDLLKTNTIAIVEEVWEVRDPRACDALAHTGSGTRRVVAALPPTARRVLRMLARAGTPLKRDLLADSLTTPLADVARDLDVLVDHGMITCDGGDCEVAHDLISEAALEGDGDPANDHSALARAWLGRAADDVGALRHAFRHARHNANAELLASVGTTIALLARSRRDPRPLRHIAAELLCLDPRDPVIGRVLRRNSLFRRAGRTRLLWSLVACLAVSVLTWAAWSQEEPSLALVVEPLPTNPLTPAPTVELRGMRGRWAPGVPDSVRVQKVEGPGDLLGPTTRPVLGGRAQFSELGVSQDGRYVLEFFSPGFRSVRTEVLEVGAGLQTQLRIVGGIVGGQAVRPEDPIISVRPGADLSGWLELAYRSPWVAASVTLCAARSWEPAAQGYWTVVPLATPARDLMRRVSLDSAALRAPSAPGVYYLIFAHDAEPACSWIMSLTNWVIGTPRWDDGNELVERAVEQLQLVRSSGKISVQVRRNTIEHGDGGLAPAPIAVAVLSIEVRMP; encoded by the coding sequence GTGAAAAAGCACACGTCAGGAAACACCGTTCACCTCATCACCCTCGGCGGGGCCGCGATTGAACTTCGCGGCCCCGCCGACGTGACGCGCTATGACGGGGGCAAGGTGCTCGCGTTGCTGGCCTACCTCGATGGCGCGCGTGCGCGAGCGGCCTCGCGCGACGAACTCCTGGACATGCTGTGGTCCGACAAGGATCCGACGCACGCACGGAACGCACTGCGGCAGCTGGTCTACGCGACCCGCCGCCGTTTTGGGCATCTCGCGCTCGACGCGACGGAGGAGGCCATCCGACTCGGCCAGAGCGTCACATCCGACCGAGGTACCCTTTCCGACGCGATCGATCGCGGAGACGCCGCGTCTGTCGTTCACCTGTATGCAGGGCCGTTTCTGGGATCGTTCGCCCAGCCTGGGACCCGACGCTTTGAAGAATGGGCAGGATGGGAGCGCGAGCGGCTCCGCGCGGCCTTCCTGCGCGCGACGGAGGAACTCGTGCGCGAGGCACACCGTCGCGGACGACCCGCGGAAGCCGTTCACCTGGCGCGCCGAATGCGCGACGAAGATCCGGACCGCGAGCCGTCGTGGCGGTTGCTGCTTCAGACCCTTGGGGCCGCGGGGGATTGGCTTGCCGTTGCGTCCGAACAGGAGGCGCTGCGCCAATTCCTCGCTGCGGAGGGTCGGGATCCAGAGGCTGCGACCGTCGCCCTCTTGCGACGGCTGCCGGGCCCACAGCCGACACGTCAACGACAAGGCGTGGGCCTCACGCTCGAACTAGTCGGTCGTCAGACGGAATTCGCCTCGCTGCTTGCGCTTTGGCAACGCGCCGCGACCGGGCACAAGAGCATCGTGGATCTCCGCGGGATCGCGGGCGTCGGCAAGTCACGCTTGCTTGGCGAGTTGCGGGGAAGGTTGAGGGCCGAGGGAGCACGCGTCATCGGCGTTCGTGCACGCAGTGGAGAGCGGGAGTTGGAGTGGTCACTGCTCGCCGACGTGGTGCAGGCATTGGGACAGAGTGCCGGAAGTGCCGCGGTCGATCCTCATGTCGTGCCGGATCTGATTGCCCTCGCGCCCGCACTTCAGGACCGGTTTCCCCACGCGGCTGCGTCGCGCGGCGTGGGCGAGGAAACGCGCCGTCGGAGCACGGCCACGTTTGGCTTGTTGGACGCCGTGGTGCAGGAGGCACCGCTGGCCCTCCTGATTGACGATTGGCACTGGGGAGACGAGGCCTCGATCTGGTGCTTGCAGATCGCCTTGGAACGACTTGAGCCGACGCGATCTCTCCTCTGTGTCCTTGGGTCGCGGCCCCACGGGCGTGAGGTGTCCGGCCTGTCAGTATCGCCAGTGGTGTTGGCGGGACTTTCACGTTCGGACGTTGAGATGGCGCTGGGGAACATCGCCGCACTTCCGAAGACACCCGCCGCTTCGGTCCTTGTGGATGCCGTCGCCACCGGAAGCGGAGGCGTGCCGCAGGAAATCCTCGCCGTGCTCCAGGATCTGCTGAAGACCAACACCATTGCGATCGTTGAGGAGGTATGGGAGGTTCGTGACCCACGGGCCTGCGATGCCTTGGCGCACACCGGATCAGGTACCCGGCGGGTGGTGGCCGCGCTGCCTCCGACGGCGCGGCGCGTCCTCCGCATGCTCGCGCGAGCCGGCACACCACTTAAGCGTGACCTCCTCGCGGATTCCCTCACGACGCCGCTTGCTGACGTGGCGCGCGACCTCGACGTCCTGGTCGATCACGGCATGATCACCTGTGACGGGGGGGACTGCGAGGTGGCCCATGACCTCATCAGCGAGGCCGCGCTCGAAGGGGATGGCGACCCGGCGAATGACCACTCCGCCCTGGCGCGGGCTTGGTTGGGCCGTGCCGCCGATGACGTTGGGGCGTTGCGACACGCCTTTCGTCATGCACGTCACAACGCCAACGCGGAACTTCTGGCAAGCGTGGGGACCACCATCGCCTTGCTCGCGCGGAGCCGCCGCGACCCTCGTCCGCTGCGGCACATCGCAGCGGAGCTCCTCTGCCTTGACCCACGGGACCCCGTCATCGGGCGGGTATTGCGCCGAAACTCGCTTTTCCGTCGCGCCGGTCGCACCAGGCTCCTTTGGTCGCTCGTCGCGTGCCTCGCAGTCAGTGTATTAACCTGGGCCGCATGGAGTCAGGAGGAGCCTTCGCTGGCCCTCGTGGTCGAGCCCTTGCCTACGAACCCGCTAACCCCTGCGCCCACAGTGGAGCTGCGAGGGATGCGCGGGCGCTGGGCCCCAGGCGTGCCAGACAGCGTTCGCGTGCAAAAGGTCGAGGGGCCGGGCGACCTCCTGGGTCCCACGACGCGGCCAGTGCTAGGCGGCCGAGCCCAGTTTTCCGAACTAGGCGTCTCGCAGGATGGCCGCTACGTCCTCGAATTCTTCAGCCCCGGTTTTCGGTCGGTGCGAACCGAAGTGCTTGAGGTGGGGGCGGGCCTGCAGACACAGCTTCGCATCGTTGGCGGAATCGTTGGCGGGCAAGCCGTGAGGCCGGAGGACCCGATCATCAGCGTGCGCCCGGGCGCAGACCTCTCTGGCTGGCTCGAACTCGCTTACCGCTCCCCGTGGGTGGCGGCCTCCGTCACGCTCTGCGCGGCGCGTTCGTGGGAACCCGCGGCGCAGGGCTACTGGACGGTCGTTCCTCTCGCCACACCGGCACGGGACCTCATGCGACGGGTCAGCCTCGATTCGGCTGCGCTGCGCGCCCCCTCAGCCCCTGGGGTCTATTACCTCATCTTCGCCCACGACGCCGAGCCGGCATGCTCCTGGATCATGTCCCTTACCAACTGGGTGATCGGCACACCCCGGTGGGATGACGGGAACGAACTTGTGGAACGCGCGGTCGAGCAACTCCAGTTGGTCCGTTCCTCCGGGAAGATCAGCGTCCAAGTCCGCCGTAACACTATCGAGCACGGAGACGGCGGATTGGCGCCAGCGCCAATCGCGGTCGCCGTCCTATCGATTGAGGTCCGGATGCCGTGA
- a CDS encoding ABC transporter permease, producing MDSLRQDLRFALRSLGRSPAFTIVAVLCMALGIAANVFVYSPFNALLLRPMPYRDADRVMRVNTWRTEESRQNWSSWSWTDYQDVRAASTDHFAATGLYRVGQWNVGNLAEPERVSGARVTSALLPMLGFQPALGRFFTDAEELEGRTAVLGHGLWQRKFGGDSSVVGRAVTINGLPYTVVGVMEEGVRFPETEDLWLPAEPTPDQRTNRDFHAWQFLGRLAAGVSLTQAEQGVQATMATLATRFPETNRTKSAWLLPTNDDLAAEVGPIFYTMVGAVAFVLLIACSNVANLLLARGSARQRELAVRLSMGATRRRLVVQLLTESVMLSVLGGIAGILLGTWGVDAFIRWGLPTEVPYFMHFEVDRTVLLLATAITVVSGVIFGIVPALALTRPDLAVALREAGGRGGSAHASLGRWRSGLVVAQLGLAGPPRRRGPHGAELPALTESQTRLCHHERADRLRGPRRRTVRERQRPGRGPRGTAAGAGFGARYTIGGHGRLVAGRRVLHVGRLPPSRLRGGARRSPDGDVERRLARLLCRGRDPAAAWPRVHGGRSTRRTERRRDLPGPRRARVGRA from the coding sequence ATGGACTCCCTGCGACAGGACCTGCGGTTCGCCTTGCGATCGCTGGGGCGCTCGCCCGCCTTCACGATCGTCGCCGTCCTCTGCATGGCGTTAGGCATTGCGGCCAACGTCTTCGTCTACAGCCCGTTCAATGCGCTGCTCCTGCGGCCCATGCCGTATCGCGACGCCGACCGGGTTATGCGCGTGAACACCTGGCGCACCGAGGAGTCACGGCAGAACTGGTCGAGTTGGTCCTGGACCGACTACCAGGACGTCCGGGCGGCATCCACCGACCACTTCGCCGCGACCGGTCTCTATCGCGTGGGCCAGTGGAACGTTGGCAACCTGGCCGAACCGGAGCGCGTTTCGGGGGCGCGCGTCACCTCGGCCCTGCTTCCGATGCTCGGCTTCCAGCCGGCTCTCGGACGTTTCTTCACGGACGCCGAGGAGCTGGAGGGACGCACCGCCGTCCTCGGACATGGGCTCTGGCAGCGCAAGTTCGGCGGCGATTCCTCGGTGGTGGGTCGAGCCGTCACGATCAACGGGCTTCCGTACACCGTGGTCGGGGTGATGGAGGAGGGGGTTCGCTTCCCTGAGACGGAGGACCTCTGGCTCCCCGCCGAGCCCACGCCGGACCAGCGAACGAACCGCGACTTTCACGCGTGGCAGTTCCTCGGACGACTCGCCGCGGGCGTGAGCCTCACGCAGGCCGAACAGGGGGTCCAGGCGACGATGGCCACGCTCGCCACCCGGTTCCCCGAGACGAACCGCACCAAGAGCGCCTGGCTCCTGCCGACCAATGACGACCTCGCCGCCGAAGTCGGCCCGATCTTCTATACGATGGTCGGCGCCGTGGCCTTTGTGCTGCTGATCGCCTGCTCCAACGTGGCAAACCTCCTGCTCGCCCGCGGATCAGCGCGCCAACGCGAGCTCGCCGTGCGGCTCTCCATGGGGGCAACGCGCCGACGCCTGGTGGTGCAACTGCTGACCGAGAGCGTGATGTTGTCCGTACTTGGAGGCATCGCGGGAATCCTCCTCGGCACCTGGGGGGTGGACGCCTTCATCCGCTGGGGGCTGCCCACCGAGGTGCCGTATTTCATGCACTTCGAGGTCGACCGCACGGTGCTTCTGCTCGCGACGGCCATCACCGTCGTGTCTGGGGTCATTTTCGGCATCGTCCCCGCTCTCGCGCTCACCCGCCCCGACCTCGCCGTCGCGCTACGTGAGGCCGGGGGGCGCGGCGGCAGCGCCCATGCCTCGCTGGGTCGCTGGCGCTCCGGACTGGTGGTTGCGCAACTCGGTCTCGCTGGTCCTCCTCGCCGGCGCGGCCCTCATGGTGCAGAGCTTCCTGCGCTCACAGAAAGCCAAACTCGGCTTTGCCACCACGAACGTGCTGACCGGCTCCGTGGCCCTCGTCGGCGAACGGTACGCGAACGACAGCGCCCGGGCCGTGGCCCGCGGGGAACTGCTGCGGGTGCTGGCTTCGGTGCCCGGTACACGATCGGTGGGCATGGCCGCCTGGTTGCCGGTCGGCGAGTGCTGCATGTCGGACGTCTACCACCTTCCCGGCTCCGAGGCGGCGCCAGGCGATCGCCCGACGGCGACGTGGAACGCCGTCTCGCCAGGCTTCTTTGCCGCGGTCGAGACCCCGCTGCTGCGTGGCCGCGAGTTCACGGCGGCCGATCGACGCGGCGCACCGAACGTCGTCGTGATCTCCCAGGCCCTCGCCGAGCGCGAGTGGGCCGGGCGTGA